The Hyphomonas sediminis genome contains a region encoding:
- a CDS encoding PilZ domain-containing protein, producing the protein MTRPLAQSQDAESGRLSRRDRRGFKRVELKLTGRFLVGDTDDFELRTANMSCDGAFIVSKELPGIDEQIVCYFDDVGRVVANVVRHSPGGFAVRFHTSPHKRDKLADRLTWLINRDRLGLDEERGSERYRASGEAVVNLSDGGQLKCSVTDISLTGAAFEANGKPPFVGEKVSVGNLVGEVVRVTGNKFAVRYIHGQKPASRSDV; encoded by the coding sequence ATGACGCGGCCCCTAGCCCAATCTCAGGACGCTGAGTCCGGCCGGCTTTCGCGCCGCGATCGCCGCGGTTTCAAGCGCGTGGAACTGAAACTCACGGGCCGCTTCCTGGTTGGCGATACCGACGATTTCGAGCTGCGCACCGCCAACATGTCCTGCGACGGGGCCTTCATCGTCTCGAAGGAACTCCCCGGCATCGACGAACAGATCGTCTGCTACTTTGATGATGTGGGCCGCGTGGTGGCCAATGTGGTGCGCCATTCCCCCGGCGGCTTTGCCGTCCGCTTCCACACCTCCCCCCATAAGCGCGACAAGCTCGCCGACCGCCTGACCTGGCTGATCAACCGCGACCGGCTGGGCCTGGATGAAGAACGCGGCAGCGAGCGTTATCGCGCCAGCGGCGAAGCCGTCGTGAACCTGTCGGATGGCGGCCAGCTGAAATGCTCGGTCACCGACATCTCCCTCACCGGCGCCGCCTTCGAGGCTAATGGCAAGCCGCCTTTCGTCGGCGAGAAGGTTTCGGTCGGCAATCTCGTCGGCGAGGTTGTCCGCGTCACCGGCAACAAGTTTGCGGTGCGCTATATTCACGGCCAAAAGCCCGCCAGCCGGTCAGATGTCTGA